The Pan paniscus chromosome 15, NHGRI_mPanPan1-v2.0_pri, whole genome shotgun sequence genome includes a window with the following:
- the ZNF219 gene encoding zinc finger protein 219 isoform X1 — MQECLESILSGWKESSTCLFPLSRPLICSCAGHRGTILQTRNLFQLREALKTRDSSTAPVAFISSFSSSSQHFPEPKNVKGVHGDLSPQGSRPRAPSGHLAPSPPAFDGELDLQRYSNGPAVSAGSLGMGAVSWSESRAGERRFPCPVCGKRFRFNSILALHLRAHPGAQAFQCPHCGHRAAQRALLRSHLRTHQPERPRSPAARLLLELEERALLREARLGRARSSGGMQATPATEGLARPQAPSSSAFRCPYCKGKFRTSAERERHLHILHRPWKCGLCSFGSSQEEELLHHSLTAHGAPERPLAATSAAPPPQPQPPPQPEPRSVPQPEPEPEPEREATPTPAPAAPEEPPAPPEFRCQVCGQSFTQSWFLKGHMRKHKASFDHACPVCGRCFKEPWFLKNHMKVHASKLGPLRAPGPASGPARAPQPPDLGLLAYEPLGPALLLAPAPTPAERREPPSLLGYLSLRAGEGRPNGEGAEPGPGRSFGGFRPLSSALPARARRHRAEEPEEEEEVVEAEEETWARGRSLGSLASLHPRPGEGPGHSASAAGAQARSTATQEENGLLVGGTRPEGGRGATGKDCPFCGKSFRSAHHLKVHLRVHTGERPYKCPHCDYAGTQSGSLKYHLQRHHREQRSGAGPGPPPEPPPPSQRGSAPQSGAKPSPQPATWVEGASSPRPPSSGAGPGSRRKPASPGRTLRNGRGGEAEPLDLSLRAGPGGEAGPGGALHRCLFCPFATGAPELMALHLQVHHSRRARGRRPPQADASPPYARVPSGETPPSPSQEGEEGSGLSRPGEAGLGGQER; from the exons CTCCACAGCACCTGTTGCCTTCATTAGCagcttttcctcctcttcccagcACTTCCCAGAACCAAAGAATGTGAAGGGGGTCCATGGAG ATCTTTCTCCACAGGGCTCACGTCCCCGCGCCCCGAGCGGCCACTTAGCGCCGTCGCCGCCGGCTTTCGACGGCGAGCTGGATCTGCAGCGATACTCCAACGGGCCAGCCGTGAGCGCAGGGTCGCTCGGGATGGGAGCGGTGAGCTGGTCTGAGAGTCGTGCAGGCGAACGGCGCTTCCCCTGCCCTGTATGCGGGAAGCGCTTCCGCTTCAACTCTATCCTTGCTTTGCACCTGCGGGCGCACCCGGGCGCCCAGGCCTTCCAGTGCCCTCACTGCGGCCACCGCGCGGCGCAGCGGGCTCTGCTGCGCTCGCACCTGCGCACACACCAGCCCGAGCGCCCACGTAGTCCTGCTGCACGCCTGTTGCTGGAGTTGGAAGAGCGCGCGCTACTACGCGAGGCCCGACTGGGGAGAGCCCGAAGCTCAGGGGGCATGCAGGCCACCCCTGCCACTGAGGGTCTGGCGCGGCCCCAGGCTCCTTCATCTTCCGCCTTCCGTTGCCCCTACTGCAAAGGCAAGTTTCGCACCTCGGCGGAGCGCGAACGccacctgcacatcctgcataggCCCTGGAAGTGCGGCCTGTGCAGTTTCGGCTCCAGCCAGGAGGAGGAGCTGCTGCACCACAGCCTGACGGCCCACGGGGCTCCCGAGCGTCCCCTGGCGGCCACCTCCGCTGCGCctccgcctcagcctcagcctccacccCAGCCCGAACCCAGATCAGTCCCCCAGCCGGAGCCGGAGCCGGAGCCCGAACGTGAGGCAACCCCGACCCCAGCTCCTGCCGCTCCCGAGGAGCCCCCAGCGCCTCCGGAGTTCCGCTGCCAAGTGTGCGGCCAGAGCTTTACACAGTCTTGGTTTCTCAAGGGCCACATGCGTAAGCACAAGGCCTCCTTCGATCATGCGTGTCCGGTGTGCGGCCGCTGCttcaaggagccctggttccttaAGAACCACATGAAGGTGCACGCCAGCAAGCTGGGCCCACTGCGTGCCCCGGGGCCTGCCTCCGGGCCTGCCCGCGCCCCCCAGCCTCCTGACCTCGGCCTGCTGGCCTATGAGCCGTTGGGCCCAGCGCTCCTCTTGGCCCCGGCTCCCACCCCGGCCGAGCGCCGTGAGCCCCCGAGCCTCTTGGGCTACCTGAGCCTGCGAGCTGGCGAGGGCCGGCCCAACGGCGAGGGTGCTGAGCCCGGGCCCGGCCGCAGCTTCGGAGGCTTCCGCCCGCTGTCCTCTGCTCTCCCGGCCCGGGCTCGCCGGCACCGTGCGGAGGagcctgaggaagaagaggaggtggTGGAGGCCGAGGAGGAAACCTGGGCCCGGGGCAGGTCGCTGGGCTCTCTGGCTTCCCTGCACCCGCGCCCGGGTGAGGGACCGGGGCACTCTGCCTCTGCTGCTGGGGCCCAGGCAAGATCGACCGCCACGCAGG AAGAGAATGGGCTGTTGGTTGGAGGGACCCGGCCTGAAGGGGGCCGGGGCGCCACCGGCAAGGATTGTCCTTTCTGCGGAAAATCTTTCCGCTCAGCACATCACCTCAAAGTGCATCTGCGAGTGCACACAG GCGAGCGGCCCTACAAGTGTCCGCACTGCGACTACGCGGGCACCCAGTCCGGCTCGCTCAAGTATCACCTACAGCGCCACCACCGGGAGCAGAGGAGCGGGGCCGGCCCCGGGCCACCCCCGGAGCCACCGCCTCCTTCCCAGCGGGGTTCGGCCCCGCAATCTGGAGCCAAGCCGTCTCCGCAGCCTGCGACCTGGGTGGAGGGCGCCTCAAGTCCCCGGCCTCCTTCTAGCGGTGCTGGGCCGGGGTCCCGTCGGAAGCCCGCCAGCCCTGGGAGGACCCTGCGCAACGGGCGAGGCGGTGAGGCCGAACCCCTGGACCTGTCCTTGCGGGCAGGGCCGGGAGGCGAGGCCGGGCCTGGGGGTGCCCTCCACCGCTGCCTCTTCTGCCCGTTCGCCACTGGAGCCCCAGAGCTCATGGCCTTGCACCTTCAAGTGCACCACAGCCGCCGGGCTAGGGGCCGCCGGCCACCCCAGGCTGATGCGTCCCCGCCCTATGCCCGAGTACCATCAGGAGAGACCCCTCCCAGTCCTtcgcaggaaggggaggagggctCCGGGCTGTCCAGACCcggagaggcagggctgggggggCAAGAACGGTAG
- the ZNF219 gene encoding zinc finger protein 219 isoform X2, whose amino-acid sequence MLGQKERQSQLLPCSTAPVAFISSFSSSSQHFPEPKNVKGVHGDLSPQGSRPRAPSGHLAPSPPAFDGELDLQRYSNGPAVSAGSLGMGAVSWSESRAGERRFPCPVCGKRFRFNSILALHLRAHPGAQAFQCPHCGHRAAQRALLRSHLRTHQPERPRSPAARLLLELEERALLREARLGRARSSGGMQATPATEGLARPQAPSSSAFRCPYCKGKFRTSAERERHLHILHRPWKCGLCSFGSSQEEELLHHSLTAHGAPERPLAATSAAPPPQPQPPPQPEPRSVPQPEPEPEPEREATPTPAPAAPEEPPAPPEFRCQVCGQSFTQSWFLKGHMRKHKASFDHACPVCGRCFKEPWFLKNHMKVHASKLGPLRAPGPASGPARAPQPPDLGLLAYEPLGPALLLAPAPTPAERREPPSLLGYLSLRAGEGRPNGEGAEPGPGRSFGGFRPLSSALPARARRHRAEEPEEEEEVVEAEEETWARGRSLGSLASLHPRPGEGPGHSASAAGAQARSTATQEENGLLVGGTRPEGGRGATGKDCPFCGKSFRSAHHLKVHLRVHTGERPYKCPHCDYAGTQSGSLKYHLQRHHREQRSGAGPGPPPEPPPPSQRGSAPQSGAKPSPQPATWVEGASSPRPPSSGAGPGSRRKPASPGRTLRNGRGGEAEPLDLSLRAGPGGEAGPGGALHRCLFCPFATGAPELMALHLQVHHSRRARGRRPPQADASPPYARVPSGETPPSPSQEGEEGSGLSRPGEAGLGGQER is encoded by the exons CTCCACAGCACCTGTTGCCTTCATTAGCagcttttcctcctcttcccagcACTTCCCAGAACCAAAGAATGTGAAGGGGGTCCATGGAG ATCTTTCTCCACAGGGCTCACGTCCCCGCGCCCCGAGCGGCCACTTAGCGCCGTCGCCGCCGGCTTTCGACGGCGAGCTGGATCTGCAGCGATACTCCAACGGGCCAGCCGTGAGCGCAGGGTCGCTCGGGATGGGAGCGGTGAGCTGGTCTGAGAGTCGTGCAGGCGAACGGCGCTTCCCCTGCCCTGTATGCGGGAAGCGCTTCCGCTTCAACTCTATCCTTGCTTTGCACCTGCGGGCGCACCCGGGCGCCCAGGCCTTCCAGTGCCCTCACTGCGGCCACCGCGCGGCGCAGCGGGCTCTGCTGCGCTCGCACCTGCGCACACACCAGCCCGAGCGCCCACGTAGTCCTGCTGCACGCCTGTTGCTGGAGTTGGAAGAGCGCGCGCTACTACGCGAGGCCCGACTGGGGAGAGCCCGAAGCTCAGGGGGCATGCAGGCCACCCCTGCCACTGAGGGTCTGGCGCGGCCCCAGGCTCCTTCATCTTCCGCCTTCCGTTGCCCCTACTGCAAAGGCAAGTTTCGCACCTCGGCGGAGCGCGAACGccacctgcacatcctgcataggCCCTGGAAGTGCGGCCTGTGCAGTTTCGGCTCCAGCCAGGAGGAGGAGCTGCTGCACCACAGCCTGACGGCCCACGGGGCTCCCGAGCGTCCCCTGGCGGCCACCTCCGCTGCGCctccgcctcagcctcagcctccacccCAGCCCGAACCCAGATCAGTCCCCCAGCCGGAGCCGGAGCCGGAGCCCGAACGTGAGGCAACCCCGACCCCAGCTCCTGCCGCTCCCGAGGAGCCCCCAGCGCCTCCGGAGTTCCGCTGCCAAGTGTGCGGCCAGAGCTTTACACAGTCTTGGTTTCTCAAGGGCCACATGCGTAAGCACAAGGCCTCCTTCGATCATGCGTGTCCGGTGTGCGGCCGCTGCttcaaggagccctggttccttaAGAACCACATGAAGGTGCACGCCAGCAAGCTGGGCCCACTGCGTGCCCCGGGGCCTGCCTCCGGGCCTGCCCGCGCCCCCCAGCCTCCTGACCTCGGCCTGCTGGCCTATGAGCCGTTGGGCCCAGCGCTCCTCTTGGCCCCGGCTCCCACCCCGGCCGAGCGCCGTGAGCCCCCGAGCCTCTTGGGCTACCTGAGCCTGCGAGCTGGCGAGGGCCGGCCCAACGGCGAGGGTGCTGAGCCCGGGCCCGGCCGCAGCTTCGGAGGCTTCCGCCCGCTGTCCTCTGCTCTCCCGGCCCGGGCTCGCCGGCACCGTGCGGAGGagcctgaggaagaagaggaggtggTGGAGGCCGAGGAGGAAACCTGGGCCCGGGGCAGGTCGCTGGGCTCTCTGGCTTCCCTGCACCCGCGCCCGGGTGAGGGACCGGGGCACTCTGCCTCTGCTGCTGGGGCCCAGGCAAGATCGACCGCCACGCAGG AAGAGAATGGGCTGTTGGTTGGAGGGACCCGGCCTGAAGGGGGCCGGGGCGCCACCGGCAAGGATTGTCCTTTCTGCGGAAAATCTTTCCGCTCAGCACATCACCTCAAAGTGCATCTGCGAGTGCACACAG GCGAGCGGCCCTACAAGTGTCCGCACTGCGACTACGCGGGCACCCAGTCCGGCTCGCTCAAGTATCACCTACAGCGCCACCACCGGGAGCAGAGGAGCGGGGCCGGCCCCGGGCCACCCCCGGAGCCACCGCCTCCTTCCCAGCGGGGTTCGGCCCCGCAATCTGGAGCCAAGCCGTCTCCGCAGCCTGCGACCTGGGTGGAGGGCGCCTCAAGTCCCCGGCCTCCTTCTAGCGGTGCTGGGCCGGGGTCCCGTCGGAAGCCCGCCAGCCCTGGGAGGACCCTGCGCAACGGGCGAGGCGGTGAGGCCGAACCCCTGGACCTGTCCTTGCGGGCAGGGCCGGGAGGCGAGGCCGGGCCTGGGGGTGCCCTCCACCGCTGCCTCTTCTGCCCGTTCGCCACTGGAGCCCCAGAGCTCATGGCCTTGCACCTTCAAGTGCACCACAGCCGCCGGGCTAGGGGCCGCCGGCCACCCCAGGCTGATGCGTCCCCGCCCTATGCCCGAGTACCATCAGGAGAGACCCCTCCCAGTCCTtcgcaggaaggggaggagggctCCGGGCTGTCCAGACCcggagaggcagggctgggggggCAAGAACGGTAG
- the ZNF219 gene encoding zinc finger protein 219 isoform X4: MEGSRPRAPSGHLAPSPPAFDGELDLQRYSNGPAVSAGSLGMGAVSWSESRAGERRFPCPVCGKRFRFNSILALHLRAHPGAQAFQCPHCGHRAAQRALLRSHLRTHQPERPRSPAARLLLELEERALLREARLGRARSSGGMQATPATEGLARPQAPSSSAFRCPYCKGKFRTSAERERHLHILHRPWKCGLCSFGSSQEEELLHHSLTAHGAPERPLAATSAAPPPQPQPPPQPEPRSVPQPEPEPEPEREATPTPAPAAPEEPPAPPEFRCQVCGQSFTQSWFLKGHMRKHKASFDHACPVCGRCFKEPWFLKNHMKVHASKLGPLRAPGPASGPARAPQPPDLGLLAYEPLGPALLLAPAPTPAERREPPSLLGYLSLRAGEGRPNGEGAEPGPGRSFGGFRPLSSALPARARRHRAEEPEEEEEVVEAEEETWARGRSLGSLASLHPRPGEGPGHSASAAGAQARSTATQEENGLLVGGTRPEGGRGATGKDCPFCGKSFRSAHHLKVHLRVHTGERPYKCPHCDYAGTQSGSLKYHLQRHHREQRSGAGPGPPPEPPPPSQRGSAPQSGAKPSPQPATWVEGASSPRPPSSGAGPGSRRKPASPGRTLRNGRGGEAEPLDLSLRAGPGGEAGPGGALHRCLFCPFATGAPELMALHLQVHHSRRARGRRPPQADASPPYARVPSGETPPSPSQEGEEGSGLSRPGEAGLGGQER; encoded by the exons ATGGAG GGCTCACGTCCCCGCGCCCCGAGCGGCCACTTAGCGCCGTCGCCGCCGGCTTTCGACGGCGAGCTGGATCTGCAGCGATACTCCAACGGGCCAGCCGTGAGCGCAGGGTCGCTCGGGATGGGAGCGGTGAGCTGGTCTGAGAGTCGTGCAGGCGAACGGCGCTTCCCCTGCCCTGTATGCGGGAAGCGCTTCCGCTTCAACTCTATCCTTGCTTTGCACCTGCGGGCGCACCCGGGCGCCCAGGCCTTCCAGTGCCCTCACTGCGGCCACCGCGCGGCGCAGCGGGCTCTGCTGCGCTCGCACCTGCGCACACACCAGCCCGAGCGCCCACGTAGTCCTGCTGCACGCCTGTTGCTGGAGTTGGAAGAGCGCGCGCTACTACGCGAGGCCCGACTGGGGAGAGCCCGAAGCTCAGGGGGCATGCAGGCCACCCCTGCCACTGAGGGTCTGGCGCGGCCCCAGGCTCCTTCATCTTCCGCCTTCCGTTGCCCCTACTGCAAAGGCAAGTTTCGCACCTCGGCGGAGCGCGAACGccacctgcacatcctgcataggCCCTGGAAGTGCGGCCTGTGCAGTTTCGGCTCCAGCCAGGAGGAGGAGCTGCTGCACCACAGCCTGACGGCCCACGGGGCTCCCGAGCGTCCCCTGGCGGCCACCTCCGCTGCGCctccgcctcagcctcagcctccacccCAGCCCGAACCCAGATCAGTCCCCCAGCCGGAGCCGGAGCCGGAGCCCGAACGTGAGGCAACCCCGACCCCAGCTCCTGCCGCTCCCGAGGAGCCCCCAGCGCCTCCGGAGTTCCGCTGCCAAGTGTGCGGCCAGAGCTTTACACAGTCTTGGTTTCTCAAGGGCCACATGCGTAAGCACAAGGCCTCCTTCGATCATGCGTGTCCGGTGTGCGGCCGCTGCttcaaggagccctggttccttaAGAACCACATGAAGGTGCACGCCAGCAAGCTGGGCCCACTGCGTGCCCCGGGGCCTGCCTCCGGGCCTGCCCGCGCCCCCCAGCCTCCTGACCTCGGCCTGCTGGCCTATGAGCCGTTGGGCCCAGCGCTCCTCTTGGCCCCGGCTCCCACCCCGGCCGAGCGCCGTGAGCCCCCGAGCCTCTTGGGCTACCTGAGCCTGCGAGCTGGCGAGGGCCGGCCCAACGGCGAGGGTGCTGAGCCCGGGCCCGGCCGCAGCTTCGGAGGCTTCCGCCCGCTGTCCTCTGCTCTCCCGGCCCGGGCTCGCCGGCACCGTGCGGAGGagcctgaggaagaagaggaggtggTGGAGGCCGAGGAGGAAACCTGGGCCCGGGGCAGGTCGCTGGGCTCTCTGGCTTCCCTGCACCCGCGCCCGGGTGAGGGACCGGGGCACTCTGCCTCTGCTGCTGGGGCCCAGGCAAGATCGACCGCCACGCAGG AAGAGAATGGGCTGTTGGTTGGAGGGACCCGGCCTGAAGGGGGCCGGGGCGCCACCGGCAAGGATTGTCCTTTCTGCGGAAAATCTTTCCGCTCAGCACATCACCTCAAAGTGCATCTGCGAGTGCACACAG GCGAGCGGCCCTACAAGTGTCCGCACTGCGACTACGCGGGCACCCAGTCCGGCTCGCTCAAGTATCACCTACAGCGCCACCACCGGGAGCAGAGGAGCGGGGCCGGCCCCGGGCCACCCCCGGAGCCACCGCCTCCTTCCCAGCGGGGTTCGGCCCCGCAATCTGGAGCCAAGCCGTCTCCGCAGCCTGCGACCTGGGTGGAGGGCGCCTCAAGTCCCCGGCCTCCTTCTAGCGGTGCTGGGCCGGGGTCCCGTCGGAAGCCCGCCAGCCCTGGGAGGACCCTGCGCAACGGGCGAGGCGGTGAGGCCGAACCCCTGGACCTGTCCTTGCGGGCAGGGCCGGGAGGCGAGGCCGGGCCTGGGGGTGCCCTCCACCGCTGCCTCTTCTGCCCGTTCGCCACTGGAGCCCCAGAGCTCATGGCCTTGCACCTTCAAGTGCACCACAGCCGCCGGGCTAGGGGCCGCCGGCCACCCCAGGCTGATGCGTCCCCGCCCTATGCCCGAGTACCATCAGGAGAGACCCCTCCCAGTCCTtcgcaggaaggggaggagggctCCGGGCTGTCCAGACCcggagaggcagggctgggggggCAAGAACGGTAG
- the ZNF219 gene encoding zinc finger protein 219 isoform X3, with the protein MNPIRSTAPVAFISSFSSSSQHFPEPKNVKGVHGDLSPQGSRPRAPSGHLAPSPPAFDGELDLQRYSNGPAVSAGSLGMGAVSWSESRAGERRFPCPVCGKRFRFNSILALHLRAHPGAQAFQCPHCGHRAAQRALLRSHLRTHQPERPRSPAARLLLELEERALLREARLGRARSSGGMQATPATEGLARPQAPSSSAFRCPYCKGKFRTSAERERHLHILHRPWKCGLCSFGSSQEEELLHHSLTAHGAPERPLAATSAAPPPQPQPPPQPEPRSVPQPEPEPEPEREATPTPAPAAPEEPPAPPEFRCQVCGQSFTQSWFLKGHMRKHKASFDHACPVCGRCFKEPWFLKNHMKVHASKLGPLRAPGPASGPARAPQPPDLGLLAYEPLGPALLLAPAPTPAERREPPSLLGYLSLRAGEGRPNGEGAEPGPGRSFGGFRPLSSALPARARRHRAEEPEEEEEVVEAEEETWARGRSLGSLASLHPRPGEGPGHSASAAGAQARSTATQEENGLLVGGTRPEGGRGATGKDCPFCGKSFRSAHHLKVHLRVHTGERPYKCPHCDYAGTQSGSLKYHLQRHHREQRSGAGPGPPPEPPPPSQRGSAPQSGAKPSPQPATWVEGASSPRPPSSGAGPGSRRKPASPGRTLRNGRGGEAEPLDLSLRAGPGGEAGPGGALHRCLFCPFATGAPELMALHLQVHHSRRARGRRPPQADASPPYARVPSGETPPSPSQEGEEGSGLSRPGEAGLGGQER; encoded by the exons ATGAATCCTATACG CTCCACAGCACCTGTTGCCTTCATTAGCagcttttcctcctcttcccagcACTTCCCAGAACCAAAGAATGTGAAGGGGGTCCATGGAG ATCTTTCTCCACAGGGCTCACGTCCCCGCGCCCCGAGCGGCCACTTAGCGCCGTCGCCGCCGGCTTTCGACGGCGAGCTGGATCTGCAGCGATACTCCAACGGGCCAGCCGTGAGCGCAGGGTCGCTCGGGATGGGAGCGGTGAGCTGGTCTGAGAGTCGTGCAGGCGAACGGCGCTTCCCCTGCCCTGTATGCGGGAAGCGCTTCCGCTTCAACTCTATCCTTGCTTTGCACCTGCGGGCGCACCCGGGCGCCCAGGCCTTCCAGTGCCCTCACTGCGGCCACCGCGCGGCGCAGCGGGCTCTGCTGCGCTCGCACCTGCGCACACACCAGCCCGAGCGCCCACGTAGTCCTGCTGCACGCCTGTTGCTGGAGTTGGAAGAGCGCGCGCTACTACGCGAGGCCCGACTGGGGAGAGCCCGAAGCTCAGGGGGCATGCAGGCCACCCCTGCCACTGAGGGTCTGGCGCGGCCCCAGGCTCCTTCATCTTCCGCCTTCCGTTGCCCCTACTGCAAAGGCAAGTTTCGCACCTCGGCGGAGCGCGAACGccacctgcacatcctgcataggCCCTGGAAGTGCGGCCTGTGCAGTTTCGGCTCCAGCCAGGAGGAGGAGCTGCTGCACCACAGCCTGACGGCCCACGGGGCTCCCGAGCGTCCCCTGGCGGCCACCTCCGCTGCGCctccgcctcagcctcagcctccacccCAGCCCGAACCCAGATCAGTCCCCCAGCCGGAGCCGGAGCCGGAGCCCGAACGTGAGGCAACCCCGACCCCAGCTCCTGCCGCTCCCGAGGAGCCCCCAGCGCCTCCGGAGTTCCGCTGCCAAGTGTGCGGCCAGAGCTTTACACAGTCTTGGTTTCTCAAGGGCCACATGCGTAAGCACAAGGCCTCCTTCGATCATGCGTGTCCGGTGTGCGGCCGCTGCttcaaggagccctggttccttaAGAACCACATGAAGGTGCACGCCAGCAAGCTGGGCCCACTGCGTGCCCCGGGGCCTGCCTCCGGGCCTGCCCGCGCCCCCCAGCCTCCTGACCTCGGCCTGCTGGCCTATGAGCCGTTGGGCCCAGCGCTCCTCTTGGCCCCGGCTCCCACCCCGGCCGAGCGCCGTGAGCCCCCGAGCCTCTTGGGCTACCTGAGCCTGCGAGCTGGCGAGGGCCGGCCCAACGGCGAGGGTGCTGAGCCCGGGCCCGGCCGCAGCTTCGGAGGCTTCCGCCCGCTGTCCTCTGCTCTCCCGGCCCGGGCTCGCCGGCACCGTGCGGAGGagcctgaggaagaagaggaggtggTGGAGGCCGAGGAGGAAACCTGGGCCCGGGGCAGGTCGCTGGGCTCTCTGGCTTCCCTGCACCCGCGCCCGGGTGAGGGACCGGGGCACTCTGCCTCTGCTGCTGGGGCCCAGGCAAGATCGACCGCCACGCAGG AAGAGAATGGGCTGTTGGTTGGAGGGACCCGGCCTGAAGGGGGCCGGGGCGCCACCGGCAAGGATTGTCCTTTCTGCGGAAAATCTTTCCGCTCAGCACATCACCTCAAAGTGCATCTGCGAGTGCACACAG GCGAGCGGCCCTACAAGTGTCCGCACTGCGACTACGCGGGCACCCAGTCCGGCTCGCTCAAGTATCACCTACAGCGCCACCACCGGGAGCAGAGGAGCGGGGCCGGCCCCGGGCCACCCCCGGAGCCACCGCCTCCTTCCCAGCGGGGTTCGGCCCCGCAATCTGGAGCCAAGCCGTCTCCGCAGCCTGCGACCTGGGTGGAGGGCGCCTCAAGTCCCCGGCCTCCTTCTAGCGGTGCTGGGCCGGGGTCCCGTCGGAAGCCCGCCAGCCCTGGGAGGACCCTGCGCAACGGGCGAGGCGGTGAGGCCGAACCCCTGGACCTGTCCTTGCGGGCAGGGCCGGGAGGCGAGGCCGGGCCTGGGGGTGCCCTCCACCGCTGCCTCTTCTGCCCGTTCGCCACTGGAGCCCCAGAGCTCATGGCCTTGCACCTTCAAGTGCACCACAGCCGCCGGGCTAGGGGCCGCCGGCCACCCCAGGCTGATGCGTCCCCGCCCTATGCCCGAGTACCATCAGGAGAGACCCCTCCCAGTCCTtcgcaggaaggggaggagggctCCGGGCTGTCCAGACCcggagaggcagggctgggggggCAAGAACGGTAG